A genomic stretch from Malus domestica chromosome 15, GDT2T_hap1 includes:
- the LOC103400908 gene encoding uncharacterized protein isoform X1: protein MATGNDVVEIDSLEKGLLSETATEAEAEEAVLYSASFQEMEENFVKYQTAQWLLYSALLILAWGIGIFMLLYLPVRRHILRKDIRSRKLYLTPNAIVYKYAKPVPFPIFGVLKKEKHVLLPSVADVVIEQGYLQSLFGVYSLRIEHVGVRRPPSDDVQIHGIANPSAFRKAVLMRLASMTNEVFTRQVSTLEDIPNLKLQGSPSKSLRYGDLTLLQKLEEVGSSVKRVQTILEEQHPQTLEPIGGSARRVLNFV from the exons ATGGCGACGGGAAACGATGTCGTAGAGATTGATAGCTTGGAGAAAGGGTTACTGTCAGAAACTGCAACCGAGGCTGAAGCTGAAGAAGCAGTTCTGTATTCAGCTTCGTTTCAGGAAATGGAGGAGAATTTTGTCAAGTACCAAACAGCACAATGGCTTCTTTACTCTGCGCTTTTGATACTGGCGTGGGGGATTGGGATTTTTATGCTGCTTTATCTGCCCGTCCGGCGCCACATTCTGCGAAAGGATATTCGTTCGCGGAAGCTCTATCTCACTCCCAATGCCATTGTCTACAAG TATGCAAAGCCAGTTCCATTTCCAATTTTCGgggtgttgaagaaagagaaGCATGTTTTGTTGCCTTCAGTGGCGGATGTTGTGATCGAGCAAG GATATCTGCAGTCTCTCTTCGGTGTCTACTCACTTAGAATAGAGCATGTTGGTGTCAGAAGGCCGCCAAGCGATGATGTTCAAATTCATGGCATTGCAAATCCCAGTGCTTTCAGGAAG GCGGTCCTCATGCGCCTTGCAAGCATGACAAATGAGGTCTTCACTAGACAAGTTTCCACACTCGAAGATATTCCAAATTTGAAG CTTCAGGGGTCCCCGTCAAAGTCTCTCAGGTATGGGGATCTAACGCTACTGCAGAAACTTGAGGAAGTAGGAAGTTCTGTAAAG AGGGTTCAAACTATACTCGAGGAACAACACCCTCAAACGCTAGAACCTATAGGTGGAAGCGCGCGAAGAGTGTTAAATTT TGTATGA
- the LOC103400908 gene encoding uncharacterized protein isoform X2 gives MASLLCAFDTGVGDWDFYAALSARPAPHSAKGYSFAEALSHSQCHCLQAQYAKPVPFPIFGVLKKEKHVLLPSVADVVIEQGYLQSLFGVYSLRIEHVGVRRPPSDDVQIHGIANPSAFRKAVLMRLASMTNEVFTRQVSTLEDIPNLKLQGSPSKSLRYGDLTLLQKLEEVGSSVKRVQTILEEQHPQTLEPIGGSARRVLNFV, from the exons ATGGCTTCTTTACTCTGCGCTTTTGATACTGGCGTGGGGGATTGGGATTTTTATGCTGCTTTATCTGCCCGTCCGGCGCCACATTCTGCGAAAGGATATTCGTTCGCGGAAGCTCTATCTCACTCCCAATGCCATTGTCTACAAG CTCAGTATGCAAAGCCAGTTCCATTTCCAATTTTCGgggtgttgaagaaagagaaGCATGTTTTGTTGCCTTCAGTGGCGGATGTTGTGATCGAGCAAG GATATCTGCAGTCTCTCTTCGGTGTCTACTCACTTAGAATAGAGCATGTTGGTGTCAGAAGGCCGCCAAGCGATGATGTTCAAATTCATGGCATTGCAAATCCCAGTGCTTTCAGGAAG GCGGTCCTCATGCGCCTTGCAAGCATGACAAATGAGGTCTTCACTAGACAAGTTTCCACACTCGAAGATATTCCAAATTTGAAG CTTCAGGGGTCCCCGTCAAAGTCTCTCAGGTATGGGGATCTAACGCTACTGCAGAAACTTGAGGAAGTAGGAAGTTCTGTAAAG AGGGTTCAAACTATACTCGAGGAACAACACCCTCAAACGCTAGAACCTATAGGTGGAAGCGCGCGAAGAGTGTTAAATTT TGTATGA